A genomic stretch from Tenrec ecaudatus isolate mTenEca1 chromosome 17, mTenEca1.hap1, whole genome shotgun sequence includes:
- the CIMAP1C gene encoding protein CIMAP1C translates to MKLPQGARRTVCFQQPVKKQLQLTPRQEEKPKEPTIAALARGPGPAKYRRPSCTGYIDHDFTMFQEPTYTLHIRHSEKRIADVCSPGPCYLLDPQTTRFGKCSCPQVPMEERISNLRLSPTPAASWYKVEKVPPPGERRAPQYTFGQRCPYRVTDWNPAPNQYHLPLLLGPDTPTTQAAPCYSLAPECKNWFYKEDVAGGPGPAEHTRPELSVFQPRSPSYSLAQRFGYPVDHTPRPGPGSHNVQQVSLHKPRTPAFTMGIKHSPHLCPLVIHILD, encoded by the exons ATGAAACTACCGCAGGGGGCTCGGAGGACTGTGTGCTTCCAGCAGCCTGTTAAGAAGCAGCTGCAGCTGACTCCACGGCAGGAGGAAAAGCCCAAGGAGCCCACCATCGCGGCCTTGGCCAGGG GTCCCGGGCCTGCCAAGTACCGCCGACCATCATGCACGGGCTACATCGACCATGACTTCACCATGTTCCAGGAGCCAACCTATACCCTGCACATCCGGCACTCCGAGAAGC GGATCGCTGACGTGTGCAGCCCCGGGCCTTGCTATCTTTTGGATCCCCAAACGACCAGGTTTGGAAAGTGCAGCTGCCCGCAGGTGCCCATGGAGGAGCGAATCTCTAACCTGC GCCTGAGCCCCACCCCTGCCGCCTCCTGGTACAAGGTAGAGAAGGTGCCCCCACCCGGGGAGCGCCGGGCTCCCCAGTACACGTTTGGCCAACGGTGCCCGTACAGAGTGACGGATTGGAACCCGGCCCCCAACCAGTACCACCTGCCGCTCCTGCTAGGGCCCGACACCCCGACCACCCAAGCAGCCCCCTGCTACAGCCTGGCTCCCGAGTGCAAGAACTGGTTCTACAAGGAGGACGTGGCTGGCGGCCCGGGACCAGCCGAGCATACCCGGCCTGAGCTGTCCGTCTTCCAGCCCCGCAGCCCCTCCTACAGCCTGGCCCAGCGCTTCGGCTACCCCGTGGATCACACCCCCCGGCCGGGCCCCGGCTCCCACAATGTCCAGCAGGTCAGTTTGCACAAGCCCCGCACCCCGGCTTTCACCATGGGCATCAAGCACTCACCCCACCTGTGCCCGCTGGTCATCCACATTCTGGACTGA